Proteins found in one Muntiacus reevesi chromosome 2, mMunRee1.1, whole genome shotgun sequence genomic segment:
- the AP4M1 gene encoding AP-4 complex subunit mu-1 isoform X2, translating to MISQFFILSSKGDPLIYKDFRGDSGGRDVAELFYRKLTGLPGDESPVVMHHDDRHFIHIRHSGLYLVATTSENISPFSLLELLSRLATLLGDYCGSLGEATISRNVALVYELLDEVLDYGYVQTTSTEVLRNFIQTEAVVSKPFSLFDLSSVGLFGAETQQSKVAPSSAASRPVLSSRSDQSQKNEVFLDVVERLSVLIASNGSLLKVDVQGEIRLKSFLPSGSEMRIGLTEEFCVGKSELRGYGPGIRVDEVSFHSSVYLDEFESHRILRLQPPQGELTVMRYQLSDDLPSPLPFRLFPSVQWDRGSGRLQVYLKLRCDLPSKSLSQELSSPEQKAELAEGALRWDLPRVQGGSQLSGLFQMDVPGLPGPPGQGPSTSAPLGLGPASLSFELPRHTCSGLQVRFLRLAFRPCGSTSPHKWVRHLSHSDAYIIRI from the exons ATGATTTCCCAGTtcttcattctgtcctccaaggGGGACCCGCTCATCTACAAGGACT TCCGCGGAGACAGCGGCGGCCGGGATGTGGCCGAGCTCTTCTACCGGAAGCTGACGGGACTGCCTGGAGACGAGTCTCCGGTTGTCATG CACCACGATGACCGGCACTTCATACACATCAGACACAGCGGTCTCTACTTGGTGGCCACTACTTCAGAAAACATCTCTCCCTTCAGCCTCCTGGAGCTGCTCTCCCG GCTGGCCACTCTCCTGGGTGACTACTGTGGCTCCCTAGGGGAGGCGACCATCTCTCGCAACGTGGCTCTGGTCTACGAACTCCTGGATGAAGTGCTG GACTATGGCTACGTACAGACCACATCCACGGAGGTGCTGAGGAACTTCATCCAGACAGAGGCTGTGGTCAGCAAACCCTTCAGCCTCTTTGATCTCAGCAGCGTTGGCTTG TTTGGGGCCGAGACACAACAGAGCAAAGTGGCCCCCAGCAGTGCAGCCAGCCGGCCTGTCCTGTCCAGCCGCTCTgaccag AGTCAAAAGAACGAAGTGTTTTTGGACGTGGTCGAGAGATTATCCGTACTGATAGCCTCTAAT GGCTCGCTGCTCAAGGTGGATGTGCAGGGAGAGATCCGGCTCAAGAGCTTTCTGCCCAGCGGCTCAG AGATGCGCATCGGCTTGACCGAGGAGTTTTGTGTGGGGAAGTCCGAACTGAGAG gCTATGGGCCGGGAATTCGGGTGGATGAGGTCTCCTTTCACAGCTCAGTGTACCTGGATGAGTTTGAATCTCATCGGATCCTCCGTCTGCAGCCCCCTCAGGGTGAG CTGACTGTGATGAGGTACCAACTCTCAGatgacctcccctccccactccccttccGGCTCTTTCCTTCTGTGCAGTGGGACCGAGGCTCAGGCAG GCTCCAGGTTTATTTGAAGTTACGTTGTGACCTGCCCTCAAAGAG CCTGTCTCAGGAGCTGAGCAGCCCAGAGCAGAAGGCAGAACTGGCGGAGGGAGCCCTTCGCTGGGACCTGCCTCGGGTGCAAGGAGGCTCTCAGCTCTCAGGCCTCTTCCAG ATGGACGTCCCGGGCCTCCCTGGGCCTCCCGGCCAAGGCCCCTCCACCTCGGCTCCCCTGGGGCTGGGCCCTGCCAGCCTCTCCTTCGAGCTTCCCCGGCACACGTGCTCCGGCCTCCAGGTCCGCTTTCTCAGGCTGGCGTTCAGACCCTGCGGCAGCACCAGCCCACACAAGTGGGTGCGACACCTAAGCCACAGCGACGCTTACATCATTCGGATCTGA
- the AP4M1 gene encoding AP-4 complex subunit mu-1 isoform X1 produces the protein MISQFFILSSKGDPLIYKDFRGDSGGRDVAELFYRKLTGLPGDESPVVMHHDDRHFIHIRHSGLYLVATTSENISPFSLLELLSRLATLLGDYCGSLGEATISRNVALVYELLDEVLDYGYVQTTSTEVLRNFIQTEAVVSKPFSLFDLSSVGLFGAETQQSKVAPSSAASRPVLSSRSDQSQKNEVFLDVVERLSVLIASNGSLLKVDVQGEIRLKSFLPSGSEMRIGLTEEFCVGKSELRGYGPGIRVDEVSFHSSVYLDEFESHRILRLQPPQGELTVMRYQLSDDLPSPLPFRLFPSVQWDRGSGRLQVYLKLRCDLPSKSQALNVRLHLPLPRGVVSLSQELSSPEQKAELAEGALRWDLPRVQGGSQLSGLFQMDVPGLPGPPGQGPSTSAPLGLGPASLSFELPRHTCSGLQVRFLRLAFRPCGSTSPHKWVRHLSHSDAYIIRI, from the exons ATGATTTCCCAGTtcttcattctgtcctccaaggGGGACCCGCTCATCTACAAGGACT TCCGCGGAGACAGCGGCGGCCGGGATGTGGCCGAGCTCTTCTACCGGAAGCTGACGGGACTGCCTGGAGACGAGTCTCCGGTTGTCATG CACCACGATGACCGGCACTTCATACACATCAGACACAGCGGTCTCTACTTGGTGGCCACTACTTCAGAAAACATCTCTCCCTTCAGCCTCCTGGAGCTGCTCTCCCG GCTGGCCACTCTCCTGGGTGACTACTGTGGCTCCCTAGGGGAGGCGACCATCTCTCGCAACGTGGCTCTGGTCTACGAACTCCTGGATGAAGTGCTG GACTATGGCTACGTACAGACCACATCCACGGAGGTGCTGAGGAACTTCATCCAGACAGAGGCTGTGGTCAGCAAACCCTTCAGCCTCTTTGATCTCAGCAGCGTTGGCTTG TTTGGGGCCGAGACACAACAGAGCAAAGTGGCCCCCAGCAGTGCAGCCAGCCGGCCTGTCCTGTCCAGCCGCTCTgaccag AGTCAAAAGAACGAAGTGTTTTTGGACGTGGTCGAGAGATTATCCGTACTGATAGCCTCTAAT GGCTCGCTGCTCAAGGTGGATGTGCAGGGAGAGATCCGGCTCAAGAGCTTTCTGCCCAGCGGCTCAG AGATGCGCATCGGCTTGACCGAGGAGTTTTGTGTGGGGAAGTCCGAACTGAGAG gCTATGGGCCGGGAATTCGGGTGGATGAGGTCTCCTTTCACAGCTCAGTGTACCTGGATGAGTTTGAATCTCATCGGATCCTCCGTCTGCAGCCCCCTCAGGGTGAG CTGACTGTGATGAGGTACCAACTCTCAGatgacctcccctccccactccccttccGGCTCTTTCCTTCTGTGCAGTGGGACCGAGGCTCAGGCAG GCTCCAGGTTTATTTGAAGTTACGTTGTGACCTGCCCTCAAAGAG CCAGGCTCTCAACGTCAGGCTGCACCTTCCCCTGCCTCGAGGGGTGGTCAG CCTGTCTCAGGAGCTGAGCAGCCCAGAGCAGAAGGCAGAACTGGCGGAGGGAGCCCTTCGCTGGGACCTGCCTCGGGTGCAAGGAGGCTCTCAGCTCTCAGGCCTCTTCCAG ATGGACGTCCCGGGCCTCCCTGGGCCTCCCGGCCAAGGCCCCTCCACCTCGGCTCCCCTGGGGCTGGGCCCTGCCAGCCTCTCCTTCGAGCTTCCCCGGCACACGTGCTCCGGCCTCCAGGTCCGCTTTCTCAGGCTGGCGTTCAGACCCTGCGGCAGCACCAGCCCACACAAGTGGGTGCGACACCTAAGCCACAGCGACGCTTACATCATTCGGATCTGA